A window of Ruminococcus champanellensis 18P13 = JCM 17042 contains these coding sequences:
- the purE gene encoding 5-(carboxyamino)imidazole ribonucleotide mutase encodes MSKVAVIMGSDSDFPVVKAAIEELKAFGVAYEVHVMSAHRTPEQAAAFAKATCDNDVDVIIAAAGKAAHLAGVLAAHTVKPVIGIPVKSSTLDGLDALLATVQMPSGIPVATVAIDGAANAAILAVQMLALSDPALKEQLIARKAKMEAGVLEKDKAMQERVAAL; translated from the coding sequence ATGAGTAAAGTAGCAGTTATTATGGGAAGCGACAGTGACTTCCCGGTTGTCAAGGCAGCTATTGAAGAATTGAAGGCATTTGGTGTGGCATATGAGGTGCATGTGATGTCCGCACACCGGACTCCGGAGCAGGCGGCTGCTTTTGCAAAGGCGACCTGTGACAATGATGTGGATGTGATCATTGCGGCGGCAGGAAAGGCAGCTCATCTGGCAGGGGTGCTGGCAGCCCATACGGTGAAGCCGGTCATTGGCATTCCGGTGAAGTCCTCAACCCTGGATGGGCTGGATGCCTTGCTGGCGACCGTACAGATGCCCAGCGGTATTCCGGTGGCGACTGTTGCCATTGATGGGGCTGCCAATGCTGCGATCCTGGCAGTACAGATGCTGGCACTTTCGGATCCGGCACTGAAGGAACAGCTCATTGCCCGGAAGGCAAAGATGGAGGCTGGCGTTCTGGAAAAGGACAAGGCGATGCAGGAGCGGGTTGCAGCACTGTAA
- a CDS encoding IMP cyclohydrolase: MEMRSIFEELKNNAYPGRGIMLGKSQDGKHAVAVYFIMGRSENSRNRVFVNDGLGIRTQAFDESKLTDPSLIIYAPVRVLGNKTIVTNGDQTDTIYDGMNNQLTFEQSLRSREFEPDAPNYTPRISGVIKHDKEDFNYALSILKSANGDPSSCQRFTFTYKNPISGQGHFIHTYQGDGNPLPSFEGEPKLVGVPNDITEFARQLWDSLNPDNKVSLFVRYIDLHTGDTISKIINKNS, translated from the coding sequence ATGGAAATGCGTTCAATTTTTGAGGAACTGAAGAACAATGCGTACCCTGGTCGGGGCATTATGCTGGGCAAAAGCCAGGACGGCAAGCATGCGGTTGCGGTTTATTTTATCATGGGCCGCAGCGAAAACAGCCGGAACCGGGTCTTTGTCAACGATGGGCTGGGCATCCGTACCCAGGCGTTTGACGAAAGCAAGCTTACCGATCCCAGTCTGATTATTTATGCACCGGTGCGTGTGTTGGGTAATAAAACCATCGTCACCAATGGGGATCAGACCGACACCATTTATGATGGCATGAACAACCAGCTCACCTTTGAGCAGTCCCTGCGCAGCCGGGAGTTTGAACCGGATGCACCCAATTATACACCCCGCATTTCCGGCGTCATCAAGCACGATAAGGAGGACTTTAACTACGCACTGTCCATCCTCAAGAGTGCAAACGGGGATCCGTCCTCTTGTCAGCGTTTCACCTTTACTTATAAAAATCCCATCAGCGGGCAGGGTCACTTCATCCACACCTATCAGGGGGACGGCAATCCGCTGCCCAGCTTTGAGGGTGAACCCAAGCTGGTAGGAGTTCCGAATGACATCACGGAATTTGCCCGTCAGCTGTGGGACAGCCTGAATCCGGACAATAAGGTTTCTCTGTTTGTGCGGTACATTGACCTGCACACCGGGGACACCATTTCCAAGATCATCAACAAAAATTCCTGA
- the purF gene encoding amidophosphoribosyltransferase encodes MVTGIHEECGVFGIFSQQTGDVAAKTYMALYALQHRGQESCGIVVNDKGVFSYHKDLGLVPEVFNQSHMEKLGLGNIAIGHVRYGTTGGNNRANAQPLVVRHVKGPMAIAHNGNLVNAAELREEYELKGAIFHTTNDTEVISYAITEQRLKFPSIETAVEQAMYRFKGAYSLVIMSPTKLIAARDPNGFRPLCMGKCPDGSLVFTSESCALDSIGAAFIRDLDPGEIVVVDKEGARSIRSHCGKRCNICVFEYVYFARPDSVIEGVCVHRARLRAGEILWKEHPVEADVVIGVPDSGLDAALGLSHASGIPYGVGFIKNRYVGRTFIQPTQKERTDAVRIKLNVVRDVVAGKRVILVDDSIVRGTTSARIVSLIREAGAKEVHVRISSPPFTNPCYFGTDIDSKDKLIACRLPVEGICKELGADSLGYLSVDGVKAIAANDHCDFCTGCFTGEYPIPVPKEMPKDKFERKIGE; translated from the coding sequence TTGGTAACAGGTATCCATGAGGAATGCGGTGTATTCGGTATTTTCAGTCAGCAGACTGGGGATGTGGCAGCCAAGACCTATATGGCGCTGTATGCGCTGCAGCACCGGGGACAGGAAAGCTGCGGCATTGTAGTCAATGACAAGGGTGTGTTTTCCTATCATAAGGATCTTGGGCTGGTGCCGGAGGTATTCAACCAGTCCCATATGGAAAAGCTGGGGCTTGGGAACATTGCCATCGGGCATGTGCGCTACGGCACCACCGGCGGCAATAACCGTGCCAATGCGCAGCCTTTGGTTGTGCGGCATGTAAAAGGCCCTATGGCCATTGCCCATAACGGCAACCTGGTCAATGCGGCAGAGCTTCGGGAGGAATATGAGCTGAAGGGCGCCATTTTCCATACCACCAATGACACGGAAGTGATTTCCTATGCCATTACGGAGCAGCGGCTGAAGTTCCCCTCTATCGAAACGGCGGTGGAGCAAGCCATGTACCGATTCAAAGGGGCATACTCCCTGGTGATCATGTCTCCCACCAAGCTGATCGCCGCACGGGATCCCAATGGGTTCCGACCGCTCTGCATGGGCAAGTGTCCGGACGGCTCTTTGGTGTTCACCTCTGAAAGCTGCGCTCTGGACAGCATCGGCGCTGCTTTTATCCGGGATCTTGACCCGGGGGAGATCGTGGTGGTGGACAAGGAGGGGGCTCGTTCCATCCGTTCCCATTGCGGCAAGCGGTGCAATATCTGCGTGTTTGAGTATGTATACTTTGCCCGGCCGGATTCCGTGATTGAAGGCGTCTGCGTACACCGTGCCCGGCTCCGAGCAGGGGAGATCCTCTGGAAGGAGCATCCCGTAGAGGCGGATGTGGTGATCGGCGTGCCGGACAGCGGTCTGGATGCGGCACTGGGTCTGTCCCATGCATCCGGCATTCCCTATGGAGTGGGATTCATCAAGAACCGCTATGTGGGCAGAACCTTCATCCAGCCCACCCAGAAGGAGCGGACGGATGCGGTGCGCATCAAGCTGAATGTGGTACGGGATGTGGTAGCCGGTAAGCGCGTGATTCTGGTGGATGACAGCATTGTGCGGGGTACCACCTCTGCCCGGATTGTCAGTCTGATCCGGGAGGCTGGGGCAAAGGAAGTACATGTACGCATTTCCAGTCCGCCTTTTACCAATCCCTGCTATTTCGGCACAGATATCGACAGCAAGGATAAGCTGATTGCCTGCCGGCTGCCTGTGGAGGGCATCTGCAAGGAGCTTGGAGCGGATTCACTTGGATACCTGAGCGTGGATGGGGTAAAGGCAATCGCTGCAAACGATCACTGTGATTTCTGTACGGGCTGCTTCACCGGTGAATATCCGATCCCGGTACCCAAGGAGATGCCCAAGGATAAATTTGAACGTAAAATCGGAGAATAA
- the purC gene encoding phosphoribosylaminoimidazolesuccinocarboxamide synthase, giving the protein MNIQKTEQLYEGKAKKVYATNDPDLVIVDYKDDATAFNGEKKGTIVGKGAINNKMTNYMLKLLEKEGVPTHLVEEISDRETIVKKVEIVPLEVIVRNVAAGSFSKKLGIAEGTPLKQPTLEFSYKCDELGDPFINKYYALGLGLATEQEIEDITKYAFKVNEFMKGFFKNIGIDLIDFKIEFGRFHGQILLADEISPDTCRFWDSKTHEKLDKDRFRRDMGGVEEAYQEMIKRVMGE; this is encoded by the coding sequence ATGAACATTCAGAAAACTGAGCAGCTCTATGAAGGCAAGGCAAAGAAGGTGTATGCCACCAATGATCCGGATCTGGTGATCGTGGACTACAAGGACGATGCCACTGCATTCAACGGAGAGAAGAAGGGCACCATCGTTGGCAAGGGTGCTATCAACAACAAGATGACCAACTATATGCTCAAGCTGTTGGAGAAGGAGGGTGTTCCGACCCATCTGGTAGAGGAGATCTCCGACCGGGAAACCATTGTCAAGAAGGTGGAAATCGTTCCCCTGGAGGTTATCGTCAGAAACGTGGCAGCAGGCAGCTTTTCCAAGAAGCTGGGCATTGCAGAGGGTACACCTCTGAAGCAGCCTACCCTGGAATTCAGCTACAAGTGCGATGAGCTGGGGGATCCCTTTATCAACAAGTATTACGCACTGGGTCTGGGCCTAGCAACGGAGCAGGAGATCGAGGATATCACCAAGTATGCCTTCAAGGTAAACGAATTTATGAAGGGCTTCTTCAAGAACATTGGCATTGACCTGATTGATTTCAAGATCGAATTCGGTCGGTTCCACGGTCAGATCCTGCTGGCGGACGAGATCTCTCCGGACACCTGTCGGTTCTGGGATTCCAAGACCCACGAAAAGCTGGATAAGGACAGATTCAGAAGAGATATGGGCGGCGTGGAAGAAGCTTATCAGGAAATGATTAAGCGAGTTATGGGAGAATAA
- a CDS encoding flavin reductase family protein — translation MGKVFWEGSALLAPVPPALVTCGTMEEPNVLTIAWTGIICTRPAMTYISVRPSRYSYGLIRQTGEFAINLTPSRLVKAADFCGVRSGAQVDKFAQCGLHPLPAQRISAPILEECPVALECRVTESRLLGTHELFLAEILGVDVDEQYLDSKGGLNLQQCGLAAYAHGEYFALGRKLGDFGFSVRKRKRSSDRMSK, via the coding sequence ATGGGTAAAGTATTTTGGGAGGGCAGTGCGCTGCTGGCACCGGTGCCTCCCGCATTGGTGACCTGCGGCACTATGGAGGAACCAAATGTGCTGACTATTGCCTGGACGGGGATCATCTGCACCCGGCCGGCTATGACCTATATATCCGTCCGACCCAGCCGGTATTCCTACGGACTGATCCGGCAGACCGGCGAGTTTGCCATCAATCTGACTCCCTCCAGATTGGTGAAGGCTGCGGATTTTTGCGGAGTACGTAGCGGTGCCCAGGTGGACAAGTTTGCGCAGTGCGGTCTGCATCCGCTGCCGGCACAGAGGATCTCTGCGCCCATTCTGGAGGAATGTCCCGTGGCGCTGGAGTGCCGGGTGACGGAAAGCCGTCTGCTGGGAACTCACGAGCTGTTTCTGGCAGAGATTCTGGGGGTGGACGTGGATGAACAATATCTGGATAGTAAGGGCGGGCTGAATTTGCAGCAGTGTGGTCTTGCGGCGTATGCGCATGGAGAGTACTTTGCGTTGGGCAGAAAACTGGGAGATTTCGGATTTTCCGTCCGGAAAAGAAAGCGGAGTTCGGATCGGATGAGCAAATAG
- the purN gene encoding phosphoribosylglycinamide formyltransferase has product MQHTDKRIVVLVSGGGTNLQALIDAQNRGEIIGGRITCVISSKADAYALTRARENGIPTRVLVRKEYPDVASYSRAILAALQEEQADLVVYAGFMTILDESVCRAYPNRMMNVHPALIPSFCGKGFYGLHVHESALAAGVKVSGATVHFVTEVCDGGPIILQKAVDVQDDDTPETLQRRIMEQAEWKILPQAVSLFCQDKIEVRDGRTVIHGSI; this is encoded by the coding sequence ATGCAGCATACTGACAAGCGTATTGTTGTGCTGGTTTCCGGCGGCGGCACCAATCTCCAGGCTCTGATCGATGCCCAGAACCGGGGAGAGATCATCGGGGGAAGGATCACATGCGTGATCTCCTCCAAGGCAGATGCCTACGCTCTGACCCGTGCCAGAGAAAACGGGATTCCGACTCGTGTGCTGGTGCGGAAGGAGTATCCGGATGTTGCGTCCTATTCCCGTGCAATTCTCGCAGCTTTGCAGGAGGAACAGGCGGATCTGGTGGTGTATGCGGGCTTTATGACCATTCTGGACGAGAGCGTCTGCCGGGCGTATCCGAACCGTATGATGAATGTGCATCCGGCACTGATCCCAAGCTTTTGCGGCAAGGGCTTCTACGGGCTGCATGTACACGAGTCTGCACTGGCAGCAGGTGTGAAGGTCAGCGGCGCAACGGTGCATTTTGTAACCGAGGTCTGCGATGGAGGCCCCATTATTTTGCAGAAAGCAGTAGACGTGCAGGACGATGACACACCGGAGACGCTGCAGCGGCGGATCATGGAACAGGCAGAGTGGAAGATCCTTCCCCAGGCTGTATCCCTGTTCTGCCAGGATAAAATTGAGGTGCGGGACGGCCGTACTGTGATTCACGGATCAATTTGA
- a CDS encoding SPL family radical SAM protein, whose protein sequence is MHMRRVKGILSQSNGMNLYRGCTHGCIYCDARSTCYQMDHPFEDVEVKENAVELLEDALCRKRHRCMIGTGSMSDPYIPLEQQLCHMRSCLELIQRYGFGVTFQTKSPDFLRDIDLMEQINHVTKCVVQMTITTYDDVLCRILEPCVAPTSARLAALHACRKRGIPTVVWLTPLLPYINDTPENLRSILRACRDAGVWGILSFGMGLTLREGNREYYYRKLNQHFPGLKEQYQRVYGNAYELPSPHADDLYRIFREDCRRYGICTDQQQIFAYLHAFEDKQAGVQLSLF, encoded by the coding sequence GATGAATCTGTACCGGGGCTGTACCCATGGCTGTATTTACTGCGATGCCAGAAGTACCTGTTATCAGATGGATCACCCATTTGAGGACGTGGAGGTCAAGGAGAATGCGGTAGAACTGCTGGAAGATGCCTTGTGCAGAAAACGACATCGTTGTATGATCGGAACCGGCAGTATGTCGGATCCCTATATTCCCCTGGAGCAGCAGCTATGCCATATGCGCAGTTGCCTGGAGCTGATCCAGCGCTACGGCTTCGGTGTTACTTTTCAGACAAAGTCACCGGATTTTCTCCGGGATATTGACCTGATGGAGCAGATCAACCATGTTACAAAATGTGTGGTACAGATGACCATTACTACCTACGACGATGTCCTTTGCCGGATTCTGGAGCCATGTGTAGCTCCCACCAGTGCCAGACTGGCGGCGCTGCATGCATGTCGGAAACGGGGGATCCCCACAGTGGTGTGGCTGACGCCTTTGCTGCCCTACATCAATGATACGCCGGAGAATCTGCGCTCAATTTTGCGAGCCTGCCGGGATGCAGGGGTGTGGGGAATTCTTTCCTTTGGCATGGGTCTGACGTTACGGGAGGGGAACCGGGAATACTATTACCGGAAGCTGAATCAGCATTTTCCGGGTCTGAAGGAGCAGTATCAGCGTGTTTACGGCAATGCCTATGAGTTGCCCAGTCCCCATGCGGATGACTTGTATCGGATTTTCCGGGAGGATTGCCGCCGCTATGGAATCTGTACGGATCAGCAGCAGATCTTTGCATATCTGCATGCATTTGAAGACAAACAGGCAGGGGTGCAGCTGTCCTTGTTTTGA
- the purM gene encoding phosphoribosylformylglycinamidine cyclo-ligase: MNSYSESYKKAGVDVTAGYRAVELMKAHVARTMTSGVLSGIGGFGGLFELDMTGISKPVLVSGTDGVGTKLKIAFLMDKHSTVGIDCVAMCVNDIICCGAKPQFFLDYIAVGKNYPEKVADIVSGVAEGCVQSGCALVGGETAEMPGFYPVDEYDLAGFSVGVVDKDKILKPDTQKAGDVLIALASSGVHSNGFSLVRKVFTVNEETLGRQFADLGTSLGECLLTPTKIYVKSILSLLEQVNVKAISHITGGGFYENIPRSLPKGISAKIERSAVQVLPIFDLIARTGHIPERDMFNTFNMGVGMIVSVDKQDADKAISILNAAGEHAYVLGELVESEEGVIIC, from the coding sequence ATGAATAGCTATTCTGAAAGTTACAAAAAGGCAGGCGTGGACGTGACTGCCGGCTACCGTGCGGTAGAATTGATGAAGGCACATGTGGCACGAACCATGACAAGCGGCGTGCTGTCCGGCATCGGCGGCTTCGGCGGACTGTTTGAGCTGGATATGACCGGGATCAGCAAGCCGGTTCTGGTGTCCGGCACGGATGGCGTTGGCACGAAGCTGAAGATCGCATTTCTGATGGACAAGCACAGCACCGTGGGCATTGACTGCGTGGCAATGTGCGTCAACGATATCATCTGCTGCGGCGCAAAGCCTCAGTTTTTCCTGGATTACATTGCTGTGGGCAAGAACTATCCCGAAAAGGTTGCTGATATCGTTTCCGGCGTTGCAGAGGGCTGTGTACAGTCCGGATGCGCCCTGGTAGGGGGCGAGACCGCAGAAATGCCCGGATTTTATCCGGTGGATGAGTACGACCTTGCCGGATTCTCCGTAGGCGTTGTGGACAAGGACAAGATCCTGAAGCCGGATACCCAGAAGGCTGGGGATGTGCTGATTGCACTGGCATCCAGCGGTGTACATTCCAACGGTTTCTCCCTGGTTCGGAAGGTATTTACTGTAAATGAGGAGACGCTGGGCAGACAGTTTGCGGATCTGGGTACTTCCCTGGGTGAATGCCTGCTGACTCCCACGAAGATCTATGTAAAGTCCATTCTGTCCCTGCTGGAACAGGTAAACGTCAAGGCGATTTCCCACATTACCGGCGGCGGCTTCTACGAGAACATTCCCCGGAGCCTGCCCAAGGGCATCAGCGCAAAGATCGAACGCAGTGCGGTGCAGGTGCTGCCCATCTTCGATCTGATCGCAAGAACCGGTCACATTCCGGAGCGTGATATGTTCAACACCTTCAATATGGGTGTGGGCATGATCGTTTCCGTAGACAAGCAGGATGCGGATAAAGCCATTTCCATTCTCAATGCAGCCGGCGAGCATGCTTACGTGCTGGGTGAGCTGGTTGAGAGCGAGGAAGGCGTAATCATCTGCTGA
- a CDS encoding amidophosphoribosyltransferase gives MGGFFGAASANDCIQDVFFGTDYHSHLGTRRGGMTSYAPELGFQRNIHSIESSPFRTKFEKDVEKMRGNICIGCISDTDPQPIMVRSKLGLYALCSIGIITNAAALADELLERGCANFETMSSGAINSAGLIGALIAQKDSFVEGIRYAQGKIQGTMSLVLMTEHSIIVARDKDGRLPILIGRRSDGYCFSFESFAYQKLGYSTCHELQAGEITRITKDGFEILSPGTEQKKICTFLWTYYGYPTACYEGVNVEVMRTRNGEIMAENDMKNGRLPEVDYVCGIPDSGVPHAIGYANRSGIPFARPFIKYTPTWPRSFMPANQSMRNRVAKMKLIPVHELIEGKKLLFVDDSIVRGTQMRETVEFLYENGAKEVHMRSACPPIMYGCKYLNFSRSTSELELIARQIIDEQEGAEGVKYIEEYSDSTTERGKLLRDEICRRLKLTSLEFQSLEGTVKAVGRPQCELCTYCWNGRE, from the coding sequence ATGGGCGGTTTTTTCGGAGCAGCATCTGCCAATGACTGCATCCAGGACGTGTTCTTCGGCACGGACTATCACTCCCATCTGGGTACGCGTCGGGGCGGTATGACCTCCTATGCCCCGGAGCTTGGCTTTCAGAGAAATATCCACAGCATTGAAAGCTCTCCCTTCCGGACAAAGTTTGAAAAAGACGTGGAGAAAATGCGGGGGAATATCTGTATCGGCTGTATCAGCGATACGGATCCCCAGCCCATTATGGTTCGTTCCAAGCTTGGGCTGTATGCCCTGTGCTCCATCGGCATCATTACCAACGCTGCCGCACTGGCGGATGAGCTGTTGGAAAGGGGCTGTGCGAATTTCGAGACCATGAGCAGCGGCGCCATCAACTCTGCCGGGCTGATCGGTGCGCTGATCGCCCAGAAGGACAGCTTTGTGGAGGGCATCCGCTATGCCCAAGGCAAAATCCAGGGTACCATGTCCCTGGTGCTGATGACGGAACACTCCATTATAGTGGCTCGGGACAAGGACGGTCGTCTGCCCATTCTCATTGGCAGAAGGTCGGACGGCTACTGCTTCTCCTTTGAATCCTTTGCCTATCAGAAGCTAGGCTATTCTACCTGTCATGAGCTACAGGCAGGGGAAATCACCAGGATCACCAAGGATGGATTTGAAATTCTCAGTCCTGGTACGGAACAGAAAAAAATCTGTACCTTCCTGTGGACGTACTATGGCTATCCCACTGCATGCTATGAGGGAGTCAATGTAGAAGTCATGCGAACCCGGAACGGGGAGATCATGGCGGAAAACGATATGAAAAACGGCAGGCTGCCGGAGGTGGACTATGTTTGCGGCATCCCGGATTCCGGTGTGCCCCATGCCATTGGATACGCAAACCGGAGCGGCATTCCATTTGCAAGACCTTTTATCAAATATACGCCTACCTGGCCCAGGAGCTTTATGCCTGCAAACCAGTCCATGCGGAACCGGGTTGCGAAAATGAAGCTGATTCCGGTGCACGAGCTGATTGAAGGCAAGAAGCTTTTGTTTGTGGATGACAGCATTGTCCGGGGCACCCAGATGCGGGAAACCGTGGAATTTCTGTATGAAAACGGTGCCAAGGAAGTGCATATGCGCTCTGCATGTCCGCCCATCATGTACGGCTGCAAATATCTGAACTTTTCCAGAAGCACCTCCGAGCTGGAGCTGATCGCACGGCAGATCATTGACGAGCAGGAGGGTGCGGAAGGCGTAAAGTACATTGAGGAATACAGCGATTCGACCACAGAACGAGGGAAGCTGCTGCGGGACGAAATCTGCAGGCGTCTGAAGCTGACCTCTCTGGAATTCCAGTCGCTGGAGGGTACTGTCAAGGCGGTGGGCAGGCCCCAGTGTGAGCTTTGTACATACTGCTGGAACGGAAGGGAATGA
- a CDS encoding glycosyltransferase family 2 protein, whose protein sequence is MKKLSIIVPCYNEEEVLPLFYAEITRVMDEMKRTYAELTFELLFIDDGSRDKTLTQLRELATKDQRVRYISFSRNFGKEAGMFAGLENATGDFVVVMDADLQHPPSFLPEMYSYVRDGEYDCATTRRVSRKGESKVRSWFARKFYRIMNKISQTEIVDGAQDFRFMSRQMVDAILSMREYNRFSKGIFSWVGFKTKYIEYENVERAAGTTAWSFWSLFRYSLEGIFAFSTAPLAIASVLGLVSCVIAFLMMIWIIVKTLAFGEAVAGFPSIMCAIFLLGGLQLFCIGVLGQYLSKTYLETKQRPIYIVRETEQIYQERKAEHQD, encoded by the coding sequence GTGAAGAAGCTTTCGATCATCGTGCCCTGCTACAATGAGGAAGAGGTACTTCCTTTGTTCTACGCAGAGATCACGAGGGTGATGGACGAAATGAAGCGCACTTACGCCGAACTGACGTTTGAGCTGCTGTTCATCGATGACGGCTCAAGGGACAAGACGCTGACGCAGCTGCGGGAGCTTGCCACCAAGGACCAGCGGGTACGGTACATTTCCTTTTCCCGCAATTTCGGCAAGGAAGCCGGTATGTTTGCCGGTCTGGAGAATGCAACAGGGGACTTTGTTGTGGTGATGGATGCGGACTTGCAGCATCCGCCGTCCTTCCTGCCCGAGATGTACAGCTATGTACGGGACGGAGAATACGACTGCGCCACTACCCGACGGGTCAGCCGGAAGGGCGAATCCAAGGTGCGTTCCTGGTTCGCACGGAAATTCTACCGGATCATGAACAAGATCTCCCAGACAGAGATCGTGGACGGAGCGCAGGATTTCCGTTTTATGAGCCGACAGATGGTGGATGCCATTCTGTCCATGCGGGAGTACAATCGTTTCTCCAAGGGCATTTTCAGCTGGGTGGGCTTCAAGACCAAGTATATCGAGTACGAGAACGTAGAGCGTGCCGCCGGGACAACGGCGTGGTCGTTCTGGAGCTTGTTCCGGTATTCTCTGGAGGGCATTTTTGCCTTTTCCACAGCCCCCCTGGCGATCGCTTCGGTGCTGGGGCTTGTCAGCTGCGTGATCGCCTTTCTGATGATGATCTGGATCATTGTCAAGACTCTGGCGTTCGGAGAAGCTGTAGCAGGCTTCCCGTCCATCATGTGTGCGATCTTTCTGCTGGGCGGTTTGCAGCTGTTCTGCATTGGTGTGCTGGGGCAGTATTTGTCCAAGACCTACCTGGAAACCAAGCAGCGTCCTATTTACATCGTGCGTGAAACGGAGCAGATCTATCAGGAAAGAAAGGCAGAGCACCAGGATTAG
- a CDS encoding phosphoribosylaminoimidazolecarboxamide formyltransferase — MANEMFLKYGCNPNQKPSRIYMESGELPITVLNGKPGYINLLDAFNGWQLVRELKQATGMCAATSFKHVSPAGAAVGAPLSDTLKQIYFVDDLGELSPLASAYARARGADRMSSYGDFIALSDVCDVPTAKMIQREVSDGIIAPGYEPEALEILKSKRKGTYNIIQIDESYEPAPIERKQVFGVTFEQGRNDLKIDNALLEHVVTDNQNIPDDKKRDLLISLITLKYTQSNSVCYVKDGQAIGIGAGQQSRIHCTRLAGNKADNWWLRQSPQVLGLQFVDGIRRADRDNAIDVYISDEYMDVLADGAWEQIFKVKPAVFTKEEKQAWLAKNTDVCLGSDAFFPFGDNIERAKKSGVAYIAQPGGSIRDDNVIETCNKYGIAMAFTGIRLFHH; from the coding sequence ATGGCGAACGAAATGTTTTTGAAATACGGCTGCAATCCCAACCAGAAGCCGTCCAGAATCTATATGGAATCCGGGGAGCTGCCCATTACGGTGCTGAACGGCAAGCCAGGCTATATCAATCTACTGGATGCCTTCAACGGCTGGCAGCTGGTACGGGAGCTGAAGCAGGCTACCGGCATGTGTGCCGCAACCTCCTTCAAGCATGTATCTCCTGCCGGAGCAGCAGTGGGCGCACCTCTGTCTGACACCCTCAAGCAGATCTATTTTGTAGATGATCTGGGAGAGCTTTCTCCTCTGGCAAGTGCCTATGCAAGAGCAAGAGGCGCTGATCGCATGTCCTCCTACGGGGATTTTATCGCCCTGTCCGATGTATGCGACGTGCCCACTGCAAAAATGATCCAGCGTGAAGTATCCGACGGCATCATTGCCCCGGGTTATGAGCCGGAAGCGTTGGAGATCCTCAAGTCCAAGCGGAAGGGCACCTACAACATCATCCAGATCGATGAAAGCTATGAGCCTGCCCCCATTGAGCGCAAGCAGGTATTCGGCGTGACCTTTGAGCAGGGCAGAAATGATCTGAAGATCGACAATGCGCTGCTGGAGCATGTGGTAACGGACAATCAGAACATTCCCGATGACAAGAAGCGGGATCTGCTGATCTCTCTGATCACACTGAAATATACCCAGTCCAACTCCGTATGCTATGTGAAGGACGGGCAGGCCATTGGCATCGGCGCCGGGCAGCAGTCCAGAATCCACTGTACCCGTCTGGCTGGCAATAAGGCGGACAACTGGTGGCTCCGTCAGTCTCCCCAGGTGCTTGGTCTGCAGTTTGTAGACGGCATTCGTCGGGCAGACCGGGACAATGCCATTGACGTATACATTTCCGATGAATACATGGATGTGCTGGCAGACGGCGCATGGGAACAGATCTTCAAGGTAAAGCCTGCGGTATTTACCAAGGAAGAAAAACAGGCATGGCTTGCAAAGAATACGGATGTATGCTTGGGCTCTGACGCATTCTTCCCCTTTGGCGACAACATCGAACGGGCTAAAAAGAGCGGCGTTGCATACATTGCGCAGCCTGGCGGTTCTATCCGGGATGATAACGTGATCGAGACCTGCAATAAGTACGGGATTGCTATGGCGTTTACCGGCATCCGTCTGTTCCACCATTGA